Genomic segment of Nocardiopsis mwathae:
CGACCTGTGCGCCCTGTCCCGCAGAGCGGCGCAGGCGGACCGTGAGTGGGATGGGCGGCGCGTGGAAGAGACCCGCCCACCGGGTGGTGTGGGCGTGGGCTCAGAGCCGAACCGGAAGGCCGGCCAGGCGCCAGGCACCGGGCAGGGGGACGCGGACCAGTTGGGTCGGGTCCACGGCCAGGGCGATGCCGGGGTAGCGCTCGAAGAGCTTGCCGAACGCGACCTCGCTCTCCTGGCGGGCCAGGGCGGCGCCGAGGCAGTAGTGGATGCCGTGGCCGAACGCGACGTGGGTTTCGCGGCGTCCACCCGGCTCGCGGGTGATGTCGAGGGCGTCGGGGTCCTCGAAACGGCGCGGGTCGTGGTTGGCGGCGACCAGGATCGGTGTCACCGCGTCGCCCCGCCGGACGGTGGTGCCGCCGATCTCCACGTCCTCGGCCGCGTAGCGGACCCCCACGTGGGTTGCGGGGGTTACGCGGCGCAGGAGTTCGTGGACCGCGCGGGGCAGGAGGTCGGGCCGGCGCTTGAGCAGCTCGAACTGGTCGGGGTGGGTGAGCAGGTCGGCGGTCCCGTTGGCGATGAACGTGGCGGTGGTGTCGTGGCCCGCCATGACCAGGGTCAGGACCATCATGACCATCTCGCCGTCGGTGAGCCGGTCGCCGTCCTCGTCGTGTGTCTGGACGAGGCCCGTCAGCAGGTCGGCCCGGGGCTCTGCCCGTCGCCGCTCGATCAGCTCGTGGACGTGGTCGACCAGATCGCGCACGGCCGCGGCGAACCGGGCCGGGTCGCCCAGGCCCATCTCCCGGCCCCACTGGCGCCACTGCGGCCGGTCCTCCTCGTCGATGCCGACCAGTTCGCAGATGACCGTCATGCTGAACGGGTAGCCGAACCGCTCCTGGAGGTCGACGACACCGTTCTCGTCGGCGGTGCCGGGGAGCCCGTCGAGGATTCCGTCGACGATCTCCTCCATGCGCGGGCGCAGCTCGCTGATCCGGCGCACGGTGAAGGTGCGGGAGACGTGCTTGCGCAGCCGGGCGTGCTCGGCGCCGTCCAGGTCGAGCAGGCTGACCATGTAGCGCGCGTACTCCTCGGGCAGGCCGGCGTCGGCCAGGAGGCGGAGCCGGGTGTCGTCGTGCTCGAAGCCGGGGATGGAGGCGCGGTCCCGGACGAAGCGCGCGTCGGAGAGGACCGCCTTGACGCCGTCGTAGCGCGTGACGATCCAGCCCGGCTCGCCGGTGATGGGGATCGTCGCGCGCAGCAGCGGGGCCCGCTCCCGCAGTGCGGCGTACCCGGTGAACGGGTCGGCCCTCAGCTCCGGGGCGCCCGGGTCGATGATGCCGTCGGCGTCGATCGGGGTGGTCATGGGTGGCTCCTCGGTGTTTCCCACGGAGTGGGGGCGGACGTG
This window contains:
- a CDS encoding cytochrome P450 family protein — its product is MTTPIDADGIIDPGAPELRADPFTGYAALRERAPLLRATIPITGEPGWIVTRYDGVKAVLSDARFVRDRASIPGFEHDDTRLRLLADAGLPEEYARYMVSLLDLDGAEHARLRKHVSRTFTVRRISELRPRMEEIVDGILDGLPGTADENGVVDLQERFGYPFSMTVICELVGIDEEDRPQWRQWGREMGLGDPARFAAAVRDLVDHVHELIERRRAEPRADLLTGLVQTHDEDGDRLTDGEMVMMVLTLVMAGHDTTATFIANGTADLLTHPDQFELLKRRPDLLPRAVHELLRRVTPATHVGVRYAAEDVEIGGTTVRRGDAVTPILVAANHDPRRFEDPDALDITREPGGRRETHVAFGHGIHYCLGAALARQESEVAFGKLFERYPGIALAVDPTQLVRVPLPGAWRLAGLPVRL